A single genomic interval of Spinacia oleracea cultivar Varoflay chromosome 6, BTI_SOV_V1, whole genome shotgun sequence harbors:
- the LOC130463495 gene encoding uncharacterized protein produces MRNLRALFEREGCSRDDWTFISDRMRGVDLAVHENFPRATRRCCAQHLYMNCKNGGWSGELFHKLFWIAANAYNPFVYNKAIEKITEFDPNATKYLDTCTEQWSRHQFDPAVCCDHNTTNYVESFNALTKPYRDLPLLSLFEAIREWSMERIGVRFDKAANMEPNHLTDYAKHEIELRSAESRFCYSTACGGGEFEVKDGNVKFPVNLHNRTCGCGVCQGSGMPCKHGLRVIYNQRLDPVDFVSTYFKGAAYKQAYAEHMHPMADPTQWPGSTLPTIKPPGIKRGAGRPQKQRRRGAMEARKRKRHTSVKCSKCKEMGQNARTCKSGAGTSKAPPK; encoded by the exons ATGAGGAACCTCAGGGCACTGTTTGAGAGAGAAGGCTGCAGCAGGGATGACTGGACATTCATCAGTGACAGAATGAGG GGGGTGGATTTAGCTGTTCATGAAAACTTCCCAAGGGCCACTAGAAGGTGTTGTGCTCAGCATCTGTACATGAATTGCAAGAATGGAGGTTGGAGTGGAGAACTTTTCCACAAGCTCTTCTGGATAGCTGCAAATGCCTACAACCCCTTTGTTTACAACAAGGCAATAGAGAAGATCACTGAATTTGATCCAAATGCAACAAAGTACCTGGACACATGTACTGAGCAGTGGTCAAGACATCAGTTTGATCCAGCAGTGTGTTGTGATCATAACACAACTAATTATGTGGAATCATTCAATGCTCTCACCAAGCCATACAGGGATTTACCTTTGTTGTCACTATTTGAAG CCATAAGGGAGTGGTCCATGGAGAGAATTGGGGTCAGGTTTGATAAAGCAGCAAACATGGAGCCTAACCACTTAACAGACTATGCCAAACATGAAATAGAGTTGAGAAGTGCAGAATCCAGATTCTGTTACTCTACTGCATGTGGTGGTGGGGAGTTTGAGGTGAAGGATGGCAATGTGAAGTTCCCAGTCAATCTACACAACAGAACCTGTGGGTGTGGAGTATGTCAGGGGTCAGGTATGCCCTGCAAACATGGCTTGAGGGTCATCTACAACCAGAGACTTGACCCTGTCGACTttgtttccacttatttcaaggGTGCTGCTTATAAACAGGCATATGCAGAGCATATGCACCCAATGGCTGACCCTACTCAGTGGCCTGGATCCACACTGCCCACCATTAAACCACCTGGGATCAAGAGGGGTGCTGGAAGACCTCAAAAACAGAGAAGGAGGGGTGCCATGGAAGCTAGAAAGAGGAAGAGGCACACTTCAGTTAAGTGTAGCAAATGCAAGGAAATGGGCCAAAATGCAAGGACCTGCAAGTCTGGTGCAGGCACTTCCAAGGCACCACCAAAATAG
- the LOC110795559 gene encoding kinesin-like protein KIN-5D, with amino-acid sequence MERQESRRRGEINTVSPARTPKSMDKSTRDLRPDTTNTSKNDREKGVNVQVILRCRPLNEDEKRLQTPVVITCNEIRREVSAAQVIANKQIDRTFTFDKVFGPTSKQKDLFDHAVSPIVYEVLEGYNCTIFAYGQTGTGKTYTMEGGARKKNGEFPSDAGVIPRSVRRIFDILEDQQAEYNMKVSFLELYNEDLTDLLAPEECSKFNDDKSKKPLALMEDGKGGVFVRGLEEEIVTTADEIYKILEKGSAKRRTAETLLNKQSSRSHSIFSITIHIKEFTPEGEEMIKCGKLNLVDLAGSENISRSGAREGRAREAGEINKSLLTLGRCINALVEHSGHVPFRDSKLTRLLRDSLGGKTKTCIIATIAPSVPCLEETLSTLDYAYRAKNIKNKPEVNQKMMKTALMKDLYYEIERLKQEVYAAREKNGIYIPRDRYLLDEAEKKALTEKVEKMELDMETKDKQLVELQELYNSQQQSSAELSSKLEMTQKKLEETEHAFSDLEEKHRQANATIKEKEFIITNLLRSEKALVDRAIDLRTELESAASDISSLYAKIERKDRIEDGNRTLVQKFQSQLTQQLQALHKTVDASVTQQEQQLKDMEDDMQSFVSTKSEAAEELRQRLVKVKTMYGSGIKALDDFAGELEGNSELTFGALNSEVFKHSSATEEHFNQFAHEADALLNGLQRGLNDQEEKIITYAQKQREAHSRTVDTARSISKVTLNFFNTLDAHASKLTCIVEESQTVNEQKLSDLERKFEECAAKEERQLLEKVAELLATSNARKKELVQAAVTGLRDSAASRTSQLQQEMSTMREDTAAVKDNWTVYVDKTESQYLEDTSAVENGKKDLEGVLHSCLDKAKMGAQQWKDAQQSLLSLSKNNISSIDKIVKGGMEANQRLRTKFSSSASSTLEDVDVTNKGLLASVDHSLQLDHEARGNLDSIITPCCEDVRELKSGHHHKIVEITDSAGKCLLTEYKVDEPTCSTPKKRSINLPSVTSIEELRTPAFDELLKSFWDQKSGKQANGDVKHIFGQLEGAQSVRDPRLPLTAIN; translated from the exons ATGGAGAGGCAGGAAAGCAGAAGGAGAGGAGAAATTAACACTGTATCTCCGGCGCGTACGCCGAAGTCGATGGATAAGTCGACGAGAGATCTGCGGCCGGATACAACGAATACAAGTAAAAATGATAGAGAGAAAGGTGTGAATGTTCAGGTTATTTTGAGATGCAG GCCTTTGAATGAGGATGAAAAGAGACTTCAGACACCAGTGGTAATTACTTGCAATGAGATCAGAAGAGAGGTTTCTGCTGCTCAAGTAATAGCAAATAAGCAGATTGATAGGACATTTACCTTTGACAAG GTTTTCGGTCCGACGTCAAAACAAAAGGACTTGTTTGATCATGCTGTATCTCCTATTGTTTATGAAGTGTTAGAGGGATATAATTGCACTATCTTTGCCTATGGTCAGACGGGTACCGGGAAGACATATACTATGGAGGGAGGAGCTAGAAAAAAG AATGGGGAATTCCCAAGTGATGCAGGGGTCATTCCGCGGTCAGTTCGCCGGATTTTTGACATATTGGAAGACCAACAAGCTGAGTATAACATGAAAGTTTCCTTTTTGGAGCTGTATAATGAGGATCTAACTGATCTTCTAGCCCCTGAGGAATGTTCAAAGTTCAATGATGACAAGTCCAAGAAGCCGTTGGCACTTATGGAAGACGGTAAAGGAGGCGTGTTTGTCCGAGGCTTGGAGGAGGAGATAGTGACTACTGCAGAcgaaatttacaaaattttggaaAAGGGTTCAGCCAAGAGGCGTACAGCAGAAACGCTACTTAACAAACAAAGTAGTCGCTCACACTCTATATTTTCTATTACAATTCACATCAAAGAGTTTACTCCGGAGGGTGAGGAGATGATCAAATGTGGAAAGCTTAATCTTGTTGACCTTGCTGGTTCGGAGAATATATCACGTTCTGGTGCTAGGGAG GGCCGTGCACGGGAAGCTGGAGAGATTAACAAAAGCTTACTTACACTTGGTCGATGCATTAATGCTCTAGTTGAACACTCTGGTCATGTTCCATTTAG AGATAGCAAATTAACAAGACTATTGAGAGACTCCTTGGGAGGGAAAACAAAGACATGTATAATTGCAACAATAGCTCCATCAGTTCCTTGTCTGGAGGAGACCCTTAGCACTTTGGACTATGCATACCGAGCAAAGAATATCAAGAACAAGCCAGAG GTGAATCAAAAGATGATGAAGACTGCATTGATGAAAGATCTGTACTACGAGATTGAACGGCTCAAGCAAG AGGTGTATGCGGCAAGAGAGAAGAATGGAATTTATATACCACGTGATCGTTATCTTCTAGACGAAGCAGAAAAGAAG GCATTGACAGAAAAAGTGGAGAAAATGGAGCTAGATATGGAGACCAAGGACAAG CAACTAGTGGAACTTCAGGAACTCTATAATTCTCAACAACAGTCATCTGCTGAGTTGAGCAGTAAACTTGAAATGACACAG AAAAAGCTTGAGGAAACTGAGCATGCATTCTCTGATCTTGAAGAGAAGCATAGGCAAGCAAATGCAACAATCAAAGAAAAGGAGTTCATAATAACTAATCTACTGAGATCAG AGAAAGCCCTAGTTGACCGGGCAATTGACCTACGTACAGAATTGGAGAGTGCTGCATCAGATATCTCTAGCTTATATGCAAAAATTG AGAGGAAGGATAGGATTGAGGATGGAAATAGAACTCTTGTTCAGAAGTTCCAGTCTCAGTTGACACAGCAGCTTCAAGCCCTGCATAAAACTGTTGATGCTTCTGTTACCCAGCAAGAGCAGCAATTGAAAGATATGGAGGATGATATGCAATCTTTTGTATCAACAAAATCAGAG GCTGCTGAAGAATTAAGGCAACGGCTTGTAAAGGTGAAAACCATGTATGGCTCCGGCATCAAAGCATTGGATGATTTTGCCGGAGAACTTGAAGGAAACTCAGAGTTGACATTTGGAGCCTTGAACTCAGAAGTATTTAAGCACTCATCAGCCACTGAAGAG CATTTCAATCAATTTGCTCATGAGGCTGATGCATTGTTGAATGGGCTTCAAAGAGGTCTGAATGATCAGGAAGAGAAGATAATAACATATGCTCAGAAGCAGCGCGAG GCACATTCAAGAACTGTGGACACTGCTCGTTCAATTTCTAAAGTTACTCTGAACTTTTTCAACACCTTAGATGCACATGCATCAAAATTGACTTGTATTGTGGAAGAATCACAAACTGTAAATGAGCAGAAGTTATCTGATTTGGAAAGAAAATTCGAG GAGTGTGCTGCAAAGGAGGAAAGGCAATTATTGGAAAAAGTGGCAGAACTGCTTGCGACTTCAAATGCTAGGAAAAAGGAACTG GTTCAAGCAGCTGTTACTGGCCTTAGGGATAGTGCGGCCTCCAGGACTTCTCAACTTCAGCAAGAAATGTCAACTATGCGAGAAGATACGGCAGCTGTCAAGGACAACTGGACAGTCTATGTGGACAAAACTGAGTCCCAGTACCTTGAGGATACTTCTGCTGTAGAGAATGGAAAGAAAGACCTGGAAGGAGTCCTGCATAGCTG TTTGGACAAGGCAAAGATGGGAGCACAACAGTGGAAGGATGCGCAACAGTCGTTGCTAAGCCTTTCAAAgaacaatatttcttctattgACAAAATTGTCAA GGGAGGAATGGAAGCTAATCAAAGGCTCCGGACAAAGTTTTCTTCTTCTGCGTCATCTACTTTAGAGGATGTAGATGTCACCAACAAGGGTCTCCTTGCTTCTGTTGACC ATTCTTTGCAACTGGATCATGAAGCACGTGGAAATCTTGACTCTATCATTACTCCTTGTTGTGAAGATGTACGAGAACTAAAAAGTGGTCATCACCATAAAATCGTCGAAATCACCGACAGTGCAGGAAAATGCCTTTTAACTGAATACAAG GTGGATGAGCCAACTTGCTCTACTCCAAAGAAACGATCAATCAACCTACCAAGTGTGACATCAATAGAAGAACTACGGACACCTGCTTTTGATGAGTTGTTGAAGTCGTTTTGGGACCAAAAGTCTGGGAAGCAAGCAAATGGTGATGTGAAACATATTTTTGGACAACTTGAGGGCGCTCAGTCTGTAAGAGACCCCAGGCTTCCTCTCACTGCTATTAACTAG